The following proteins come from a genomic window of Lycium ferocissimum isolate CSIRO_LF1 chromosome 4, AGI_CSIRO_Lferr_CH_V1, whole genome shotgun sequence:
- the LOC132054080 gene encoding uncharacterized protein LOC132054080, whose protein sequence is MVNILLSPLDFDLNEFSKTYLKVFLESNSSALSEYNEEEEEEEIIKFVILEDNKQLEASKEIVEVDENGIFTNNIEEENEEEEAEGGKVVEESDDEPLNKLSIEELNKIFEEFIKRMEQEIRVDVHEQQLVRVK, encoded by the coding sequence ATGGTTAATATTCTTCTTTCTCCCTTGGATTTCGATCTTAATGAATTCTCGAAAacatatttaaaagtatttttggaaagtaacaGTAGTGCGCTTTCTGAAtacaatgaagaagaagaagaagaagaaataataaAGTTTGTAATATTAGAAGATAATAAGCAATTGGAGGCATCAAAAGAAATAGTGGAAGTGGATGAAAATGGCATTTTCACAAATAATATTGAAGAAGAAAACGAAGAAGAAGAGGCAGAAGGAGGAAAAGTAGTGGAAGAAAGTGATGATGAGCCATTGAACAAGTTGAGTATAGAGGAATTAAACAAGATATTTGAAGAATTTATTAAGAGGATGGAGCAAGAAATTAGGGTGGATGTTCATGAGCAACAATTGGTCCGAGTGAAGtaa
- the LOC132053174 gene encoding mitochondrial import inner membrane translocase subunit TIM50-like isoform X1: protein MSAIARSKSRFFSIISRSNNRRFSSNITTKSPKESIITTSNRRFYSKESLKEPIISSSSVIKDEIPASENSPPEGSGSSEKNGWSFLKYSVIAAVTGGVATAGYATYAYTSDEIEDKTKSLRESAKYTVGDDASALDKFQALLYSSAMTVPAKLVEFYIELRRLTEDQVRGFSEPTSDKLLPDLHPLEQHVFTLVLDLSETLIYSDWQRDRGWRTFKRPGVDAFLEHLAQFFEIVVYSDQLSMYVDPVIERLDPKHCIRYRLSRGATRYVDGKHYRDLSKLNRDPSRIIYLSGHALESSLQPENCVEIKPWKGEADDTVLLDLIPFLEYVAKHRPADIRTVLASYQGRDIPKEFIERSKEHQRRMQEQKQHGRLWRR, encoded by the exons ATGTCTGCTATAGCTCGATCAAAATCGcgatttttttcaataatatcGAGAAGTAATAATCGGCGATTTTCTTCGAACATTACTACAAAATCTCCAAAGGAATCAATAATTACGACAAGTAATCGGCGATTTTATTCTAAAGAATCTCTAAAGGAACCGATAATTTCATCATCTTCAGTTATAAAAGATGAAATTCCAGCATCTGAGAATTCTCCTCCAGAAGGTTCTGGAAGTTCTGAGAAGAATGGATGGAGTTTTCTTAAGTATAGTGTTATTGCTGCTGTTACTGGTGGTGTTGCCACTGCTGGTTACGCTACTTACG CATACACGTCGGATGAAATTGAGGATAAGACCAAGAGTTTGCGTGAATCTGCCAAATATACTGTTGGAGATGATGCATCTGCTTTGGAT AAATTTCAAGCTTTACTCTACTCCTCGGCAATGACAG TGCCTGCCAAGTTAGTTGAATTTTACATTGAGCTAAGGCGGTTGACTGAAGATCAAGTTCGA GGTTTCAGTGAACCAACATCAGACAAGCTCCTGCCAGATTTGCACCCACTTGAGCAGCATGTCTTTACCCTTGTTCTTGATCTTAGTGAGACATTGATATACTCTGATTGGCAG CGTGACAGAGGCTGGAGAACATTCAAAAGACCTGGGGTTGATGCGTTTTTAGAACATTTGGCTCAATTTTTTGAGATCGTTGTATACTCTGACCAACTGAGCATG TATGTTGACCCTGTTATCGAAAGATTGGATCCAAAGCACTGCATCCGGTATAGGCTATCAAGAGGTGCAACTAGATATGTTGATGGCAAGCATTACAGA GATCTTTCCAAGCTGAATCGGGATCCATCAAGGATTATATATTTGAGTGGACATGCACTAGAAAGTAGCTTACAGCCAGAAAATTGCGTAGAAATAAAACCATGGAAAGGAGAGGCGGACGATACCGTGCTTTTGGATCTTATTCCGTTTCTTGAAT ATGTTGCTAAACACAGGCCAGCTGATATCCGAACTGTATTAGCTTCATACCAAGGACGTGATATTCCTAAAGAGTTCATTGAGCGATCCAAAGAGCACCAAAG GCGTATGCAAGAGCAAAAACAGCATGGTCGATTATGGCGCCGCTAG
- the LOC132053174 gene encoding mitochondrial import inner membrane translocase subunit TIM50-like isoform X2 — protein sequence MSAIARSKSRFFSIISRSNNRRFYSKESLKEPIISSSSVIKDEIPASENSPPEGSGSSEKNGWSFLKYSVIAAVTGGVATAGYATYAYTSDEIEDKTKSLRESAKYTVGDDASALDKFQALLYSSAMTVPAKLVEFYIELRRLTEDQVRGFSEPTSDKLLPDLHPLEQHVFTLVLDLSETLIYSDWQRDRGWRTFKRPGVDAFLEHLAQFFEIVVYSDQLSMYVDPVIERLDPKHCIRYRLSRGATRYVDGKHYRDLSKLNRDPSRIIYLSGHALESSLQPENCVEIKPWKGEADDTVLLDLIPFLEYVAKHRPADIRTVLASYQGRDIPKEFIERSKEHQRRMQEQKQHGRLWRR from the exons ATGTCTGCTATAGCTCGATCAAAATCGcgatttttttcaataatatcGAGAAGTAA TAATCGGCGATTTTATTCTAAAGAATCTCTAAAGGAACCGATAATTTCATCATCTTCAGTTATAAAAGATGAAATTCCAGCATCTGAGAATTCTCCTCCAGAAGGTTCTGGAAGTTCTGAGAAGAATGGATGGAGTTTTCTTAAGTATAGTGTTATTGCTGCTGTTACTGGTGGTGTTGCCACTGCTGGTTACGCTACTTACG CATACACGTCGGATGAAATTGAGGATAAGACCAAGAGTTTGCGTGAATCTGCCAAATATACTGTTGGAGATGATGCATCTGCTTTGGAT AAATTTCAAGCTTTACTCTACTCCTCGGCAATGACAG TGCCTGCCAAGTTAGTTGAATTTTACATTGAGCTAAGGCGGTTGACTGAAGATCAAGTTCGA GGTTTCAGTGAACCAACATCAGACAAGCTCCTGCCAGATTTGCACCCACTTGAGCAGCATGTCTTTACCCTTGTTCTTGATCTTAGTGAGACATTGATATACTCTGATTGGCAG CGTGACAGAGGCTGGAGAACATTCAAAAGACCTGGGGTTGATGCGTTTTTAGAACATTTGGCTCAATTTTTTGAGATCGTTGTATACTCTGACCAACTGAGCATG TATGTTGACCCTGTTATCGAAAGATTGGATCCAAAGCACTGCATCCGGTATAGGCTATCAAGAGGTGCAACTAGATATGTTGATGGCAAGCATTACAGA GATCTTTCCAAGCTGAATCGGGATCCATCAAGGATTATATATTTGAGTGGACATGCACTAGAAAGTAGCTTACAGCCAGAAAATTGCGTAGAAATAAAACCATGGAAAGGAGAGGCGGACGATACCGTGCTTTTGGATCTTATTCCGTTTCTTGAAT ATGTTGCTAAACACAGGCCAGCTGATATCCGAACTGTATTAGCTTCATACCAAGGACGTGATATTCCTAAAGAGTTCATTGAGCGATCCAAAGAGCACCAAAG GCGTATGCAAGAGCAAAAACAGCATGGTCGATTATGGCGCCGCTAG